A window from Branchiostoma floridae strain S238N-H82 chromosome 16, Bfl_VNyyK, whole genome shotgun sequence encodes these proteins:
- the LOC118403877 gene encoding zinc phosphodiesterase ELAC protein 1-like, with protein MSMDLTFLGTASCYPMPNRGVSCIVFKSDRQCWMFDCGEGSQTQVMKSSIKAAKINKIFITHLHGDHLFGLQGFMCTLSLNLAEQSSQQTSQQTSQQTSQQASQQTSQQASQQTSQQTSQKTSQQTSQKTSQQMSQQMSQKTSQKTSQQTSQQTSQQTSQQTSQKTSQQTSQQTSQQTSQTPSVEIYGPVGLRRYLRACLELSRSPISFSYVVHELEPVEEQLPGDWEDWHPEHTSCGPLHPGEGEGRTIRRDETGAWHLFEDSRFVVKAGAIYHRIPCFGFVIQEKTLPGKLDAAKLKELGVPPGPLYSRIKQGETVTLDNGQVIDPKDVVGPSRPGRKVVILGDTHDPSPLTSLAQGADVLVHEATLENSMRSKAIEVGHSTPEMAATFAKTIGAKTLILTHFSQRYRPQGATLEKGEESVCKLQEEAAAVFGPGDVIAAQDLQTVHILQHNS; from the exons ACCGCCAGTGCTGGATGTTTGACTGTGGGGAGGGGAGTCAGACCCAGGTCATGAAAAGCAGCATCAAGGCAGCAAAAATCAACAAGATCTTCATCACGCACCTGCACGGAGACCAC CTATTTGGCTTGCAAG GCTTCATGTGTACCCTGAGTCTTAACCTGGCAGAGCAGTCTTCTCAGCAGACGTCTCAGCAGACGTCTCAGCAGACGTCTCAGCAGGCGTCTCAGCAGACGTCTCAGCAGGCGTCTCAGCAGACGTCTCAGCAGACGTCTCAGAAGACGTCTCAGCAGACGTCTCAGAAGACGTCTCAGCAGATGTCTCAGCAGATGTCTCAGAAGACGTCTCAGAAGACGTCTCAGCAGACGTCTCAGCAGACGTCTCAGCAGACGTCTCAGCAGACGTCTCAGAAGACGTCTCAGCAGACATCTCAGCAGACGTCTCAGCAGACATCTCAGACCCCCTCTGTGGAGATCTACGGGCCCGTGGGCCTGCGGAGGTACCTCAGGGCGTGTCTGGAACTCTCAAGGTCGCCTATCAGCTTCTCGTACGTTGTGCACGAACTTGAACCTGTGGAGGAGCAGCTTCCAGGAGACTGGGAG GACTGGCACCCAGAACACACCAGCTGTGGACCGCTCCATCCTGGTGAGGGGGAGGGCAGGACCATTCGGAGGGACGAGACAGGAGCCTGGCATCT ATTTGAGGACAGCAGGTTTGTTGTGAAGGCTGGAGCGATCTACCACAGAATCCCCTGCTTTGGGTTCGTCATACAGGAGAAGACTTTACCAGGCAA ACTGGATGCTGCTAAGCTGAAGGAGTTGGGAGTGCCTCCTGGTCCGCTCTACTCCAGGATCAAACAGGGGGAGACTGTTACACTGGACAATGGGCAGGTT ATTGATCCCAAGGATGTGGTAGGACCGAGTCGACCTGGAAGAAAAGTGG TCATACTTGGTGACACCCATGacccttcacctttgacctccctgGCCCAGGGTGCAGATGTCCTAGTTCATGAGGCGACCCTGGAGAACAGCATGAGGTCAAAGGCCATAGAGGTCGGACATTCCACTCCTG aaATGGCTGCTACGTTTGCAAAGACGATAGGAGCCAAAACCCTGATCCTGACCCACTTCAGTCAGCGGTACAGACCACAGGGGGCAACACTGGAG AAAGGAGAGGAGTCTGTGTGTAAACTTCAGGAGGAGGCAGCAGCCGTGTTTGGGCCTGGTGATGTCATAGCAGCTCAGGACCTACAGACTGTACACATACTACAGCATAACTCTTAA